The DNA segment acaatgccaaagggacaatgcattttgggggcactgatgatttgtgtgagaaaggaaattagttttgacacatgggtaaactgtttttggagcgatatgagcagtgatgaggatccatgtagttttgctgcaccgtccagtttattttgacaggaggacgaaatgaatgaaaatgtgccaaagcaattgagaaggatctatgccatttttatggtactgactatttatatgggagaaagacttcattttgaagcaagaatgaacgttttgggagacatatgacattttgctggttatctgaagtgttgtgaagaactgtaagtctgtttggccaatttaccttttagttataggaatgtcatctcagtttcaagaaatgagccaaaccaattgagaaaaactgtaaaatcatATACAACAACTCTCaggtaacaaactgatggattggtcacctgtaatgtgggacactcctcctcatcaaaacctgctttcatctgttacctactcacctgattgtcatgaatttatgaaatgttccaaaatatgagttctgtattgtattacaatttcttaattattTTGACAATTGAGCAGACTGTTCTGCAGATGATTACTTATAcaatgaaattgtgctgacatgttttggagagaacaaccattacactgagaatcaaccaattgggatagatcaacaagatgcattcttttggaaaatgtactaaatgtaggatgattgtgttaagtgtaggctacttgtacataaccatttgcaaagatgtactaagtgcttgagacatgtacaaagcatttgaaatgtgatgaaagcaatgagaaatgccattctgttatgaggaactgcaagttagtttggggatttgtccatgttattttgaaaatgtcatctcagtttcaagaaatgagccaaacgaATTGAGAATGAGAAgtacaaggacacacacacaggccactGATGACTCTAGCAGATGTGTTGAAGTAGGCAGTCATACTCTGGCTAACAAATGTTCtggtttaaatatatgtatatttatttaaaaaaatcattcagTACAATCATTTCATAGTATTAGGACCACCTCTTTTTTTCTATACTCACTGTTAACACGGATATAGAGAGATATTGCCAGTATAGTGGGACTTTCTAAAGCAGATGCCTGGTGTGGGTTAAAGGGGTATAAAGCACCCCTTATAGGTTTCATATGAGGCAACAGATTAGATAAGAATTAGATTTTCCTGTTTTTCTAGATTCACTGTCacgaaatgacccaggcagggagacgaggaggcggacacaagtgcaggtagggtgaaaataaataataatttaataaataacaagaaaacaaggaacaagtaacatgaaacaaagatacacaaataaccaataacaaatgaGCGAtgataatgataaacaaacagggaatatatatatatatatatatatataagggaaataaactataaacgtgaaaacaagaaataaacgagaaacaaatgactaaggttatatacagggagctagggaacatggagctaaacaagaaactaaactagacaaggagaactaaactaagcagggcaagggagaaaacaatgtaaataaataggaaactagaaatatacacaagagataaacagaggtaaacacaaagcaaggactagggctatgaaacgcggtgaagcaacagagagacaaaacaacaggggaaggtgcaaagaccgacggagacaaagtggtagacgagggctatttaaagaaacaagaaacactctagaattggaaacacctggggaaggggcggagctacaaatgagacacaggtggaaatctactaagacgggagacacaggggagcacaggtcacgtggggaagacacacagagacacgagacagggctaagacctgacagaagcctccccctaaacgcgcagctcccgaggcgcgtaaaaacgaaccccgggggctggcggtggggagaggccggggaaaacaagagacgaaaccggggactgaaacggagacaggacagaggacagagactggacgggagactggacggggaactggacaggagacggagactggatggggaactggacatgagacggagactggacgggaccggacatgggaacagggacgagaacattgacagggacagaaacaaacacggtgactgggacaggaacggagaaactaccagggacaggaaccggaacaaacacagacacagggaccaagacagggagagacaggggcacaaaaaacataggtgggtgcccaggactggcaaaagtctgtgtggtagtccaaggagccagcctgggcacagttctggagtgaaagtccggggacctcggtgcctgcctgggtaaatgggccctggggccaaacaaagttctgggagtaggaaccggtggggtggtgactctggcagcgggagctggtgatggcggcgcggcgactctggccgcgggagctggtgctggcggcgcggcgactctggcagcgggagctggtgctggcggcgcggcgactctggcagcgggagctggtgctggcgcttGAACAGCTGGAGTAGACACAGacgcttgaacagctggagcagacatgggggcttgaacagctggagcagacacgggggcttgaacagctggagcagacacgggggcttgaacagctggagcagacacgggggcttgaacagctggagcagacacggaggctggagcagcttcagcagagacggaggctggagcagcttctgcagacacggaggctggagcagcttctgcagacacggcaggagtccgggggcgtggctcagcagccgaagacacctcggagatgggcgtggccgccgagagaatttcggagctgggtgtgtgcagatccagcggagcagcagcagggcttgagactgtgGGTGGAACAAACACCTGgaccggagctgcagcttcgccggcagagactgtagaggcagaaagcgcggggccgccggtaaagtccggcgcggagagagttccagagcgcggctgagtggccgcggagatagtcccaaagagaggctggattgcagcggcggaattcagatctgcagccgccatgaaagccagctcctcaacctgaggagctagcgctgcagctgcagggcttgagagtgcggttgccgcaaaatcccggacCGGATTTCCACTCTCCCCGACTGAGTCAAGCGCGgtgaaagtctctgctcgcggctggctcgccgggttggaggtcctgtagcgcggctcggcagcaaccgcggggaacatggagcgcggttcgactgccatcgcggaagtctcggagcgcggttcggctgccaccgcgatagTCACGGAGCGCAGTTTCACAGCCGCCGCGGAAGTCCCAGAGTGCGCCTTTGCCGCtggagaggagagtgtcttggctGCGGGAGgggctagctttggaggcgcttgggaagctaacgccttagccaccggggaagctagcactggaaccgccggtgagaaGAGAGCCTTGGCCACAGGGGAACGgacgggagtcgggacggcctctggagctgtgcggccgagagccgggtagagcaccgcccctggggggaacggcaacggagtgcgggctggtgcagggtagagctcctcttcgtcctcggagctgctgggagcgcacccgagaaagtcccacggatcccgctccttgagcctcgggtacacggaggcaccgaggctcatagcaccaacccgtatcgcccccccaagaaaatcctccccggaaaagggatcttcttccggctggcggggccccttagaacgcctaccccgaggcctgcggcgtccttgaggcctcgaggtgtcctgcgccggggttcCGCAAGGAGCACGAcgaatcgccattctggtgccagtccacgcagaacctgctgtgtccatgttaaggtcggtctttctgtcacgaaatgacccaggcagggagacgaggaggcggacacaagtgcaggtagggtgaaaataaataataatttaataaataacaagaaaacaaggaacaagtaacatgaaacaaagatacacaaataaccaataacaaatgaGCGAtgataatgataaacaaacagggaatatatatatatatatatatatataagggaaataaactataaacgtgaaaacaagaaataaacgagaaacaaatgactaaggttatatacagggagctagggaacatggagctaaacaagaaactaaactagacaaggagaactaaactaagcagggcaagggagaaaacaatgtaaactagattgcagttcctgcagaaactgcgagtgtgattgcagtgctggctggtatctgctaaggtgttgctaggtggttgctaaggtgttgctaggtggttgctaaggtgttgctatggtatccggggtggttgctaaggtgttgctaggtggttgctaggtggttgctaaggtgttgctaggcggttgctaaggtgttgctatggtatccggggtggttgctaaggtgttgctaggtggttgctaggtggttgctaaggtgttgctaggcggttgctaaggtgttgctatggtatccggggtggttgctaaggtgttgctaggtggttgctaggcggttgctaaggtgttgctatggttgctaggtggttgctaaggtgttgctaggtggttgctaggtggttgctaaggtgttgctaggcggttgctaaggtgttgctatggtatttggggtggttgctaaggtgttgctaggtggttgctaggtggttgctaaggtgttgctaggcggttgctaaggtgttgctatggtatccggggtggttgctaaggtgttgctaggtggttgctaggtggttgctagggtgttgctaggcggttgctaaggtgttgctatggtatcttgggtggttgctaaggtgttgctaggtggttgctaggtggttgctagggtgttgctaggcggttgctaaggtgttgctatggtatccggggtggttgctaaggtgttgctaggtggttgctaggtggttgctagggtgttgctaggcggttgctaaggtgttgctatggtatccggggtggttgctaaggtgttgctaggtggttgctaggtggttgctagggtgttgctaggcggttactaaggtgttgctatggtatccggggtggttgctaaggtgttgctaggtggttgctaggtggttgctagggtgttgctaggcggttgctaggtggttgctaaggtgttgctatggtatccggggtggttgctaaggtgttgctaggtggttgctaggtggttgctagggtgttgctaaggtgttgctatggtatccggggtggttgctaaggtgttgctaagtggttggtaggtggttgctaaggtgttgctaggcggttgctaaggtgttgctatggtatctggggtggttactaaggtgttgctaggtggttgctaggtggttgctaaggtgttgccaggcggttgctaaggtgttgctatggtatctggggtggttgctaaggtgttgctaggtggttgctaggtggttgctagggtgttgctaggcggttgctaaggtgttgctatggtatccgggatggttgccaaggtgttgctaggtggttgctaggtggttgctagggtgttgctaggcggttgctaaggtgttgctatggtatccggggtggttgctatggtgtttctaggtggttgctaggtgatgtatatgcatcaattagattaaatggtgtttgcacgttgctacgcaacgtgcaaatacatcaatcagctatgcacgctaggttgctctggccgttcgggggtgtccaaacttttgacccgtggctccattacacacagtactggggggccggggtgtccaaacttttgacccatggctccattacacacagtactggggggggggccggggtgtccaaacttttgacctaacgctgatttatcccatagctgctccatacactcacagtactggagttctagctacctgtccttcgatctagctgccgtcctccgattggccccattcattccaatggggccacttcgtacgacattcgtacgaaatccgtacgtcgtaacttttcgtaatgcatattttcggaaagagctcaataagttctacaggtcctcaattggtttcatcttcgtatttcaaaaattgcgacgtccacgggcgtgcaaagttctgcccattcattttcaatggtcaaaaaaacgcgtacttacgaagtttttacgaaaaacgtaagtccgatcggaaagctgtatacaagcccaccattcccgatatggacgcacgttttctcttttgaacgaagtcgatatttcgaaaactgcggcactagttaaccggacaaaaaacaggtggaataataataataataataataataataataataataataataagaataagacttaagaagaacaatactgtgattgcattactgcaatcacactaataaataggaaactagaaatatacacaagagataaacagaggtaaacacaaagcaaggactagggctatgaaacgcggtgaggcaacagagacaaaacaacaggggaaggtgcaaagaccgacggagacaaagtggtagacaagggctatttaaagaaacaagaaacactctagaattggaaacacctggggaaggggcggagctacaaatgagacacaggtggaaatctactaagacgggagacacaggggagcacaggtcacgtggggaagacacacagagacacgagacagggctaagacctgacattcacatataaatgtattttatttcctCTCTGCTGGGCAGGATAATGTGCTTCCATTCATTCATTATCTGTATCAAaatcaaataattgaataaattTTGCTTTATGTCAAGTTTAATTGTTTTGCACACAAATATGCATCCACAAAATATTTACTTTTGAAGAAATCTTCTTCATCTGGAGGTTATTAACGGAAATCTTCATTACACTGATTAGCACATACTAATCTCAAACTGTCTGGTGATGACACTGGACATTCCTGAAACATTTGCTGAAGGACTCAGTGCACTTCTCACTTCAGCTTCCAGCTCATCATCACGTTGGTTTGTATTAAGGGAATGAATCACACTGATACAACTAGGATTCACATCATAACAAGGATTCCATGTGTTCTGCTGATTAGAATTGAAGGTCTGATAAAGAGATTTTAGAGTTGAAAT comes from the Astyanax mexicanus isolate ESR-SI-001 chromosome 20, AstMex3_surface, whole genome shotgun sequence genome and includes:
- the LOC125784927 gene encoding negative elongation factor E-like, translating into MRHRWKSTKTGDTGEHRSRGEDTQRHETGLRPDRSLPLNAQLPRRVKTNPGGWRWGEAGENKRRNRGLKRRQDRGQRLDGRLDGELDRRRRLDGELDMRRRLDGTGHGNRDENIDRDRNKHGDWDRNGETTRDRNRNKHRHRDQDRERQGHKKHRWVPRTGKSLCGSPRSQPGHSSGVKVRGPRCLPG